A single genomic interval of Microbulbifer variabilis harbors:
- the pnp gene encoding polyribonucleotide nucleotidyltransferase has product MNPVSKTFQYGQHQVTIETGRIARQATGAALVSMGETVVLCTVVGAKEAKPDQGFFPLSVHYQEKAYAAGKIPGGFFKREGRPSEKETLTSRLIDRPIRPLFPNGFMNEVQVMCTVLSAEKDMDPDIAAMIGTSAALSVSGIPFAGPIGAARVGYTQQDGYLLNPGYEALKTSELDMVVAGTKDAVLMVESEAQELPEDIMLGAVLYAHQEMQAIIKVCEELKAEAGKPQWNWQAPAENTELKTALEGQFGEKVAEAYRITNKQERSTRLAELRSEAAEALATEEISADLVKSYFGKLEKKLVRGAVVRGEPRIDGRDSKTVRSIAVEVGALPKSHGSALFTRGETQALVVATLGSTGDAQIIDALEGERKDYFMLHYNFPPYSVGEAGRVGATGRREIGHGRLARRGIAAVLPSPDSFPYTVRVVSEITESNGSSSMASVCGSSLALMDAGVPLKAPVAGIAMGLVKEDEGYAVLTDILGDEDHLGDMDFKVAGTASGVTALQMDIKIEGITEEIMETALEQALHARLHILAEMNKVIDSSRTTVNENAPRYATLKIHPDKIRDVIGKGGATIRSITEETGASIDIEDDGTIKVFGEDGESLEAAVTRIEEITAEAEIGAIYEGTVVRIVDFGAFVNFLPGKDGLVHISQIAEERVNAVTDYLSEGEKIKVKVLDVDQRGRIKLSIKEAKADQAASEEAKQGSEEA; this is encoded by the coding sequence GTGAATCCAGTAAGCAAAACTTTCCAATACGGACAACACCAAGTCACCATCGAGACCGGCCGCATCGCGCGCCAGGCAACCGGTGCTGCCCTGGTTAGCATGGGTGAGACCGTCGTCCTGTGTACTGTTGTTGGCGCTAAAGAAGCCAAGCCAGATCAGGGCTTCTTCCCGTTGTCCGTGCATTATCAAGAAAAAGCCTACGCGGCTGGCAAAATTCCCGGTGGTTTCTTCAAGCGTGAAGGCCGTCCGTCTGAAAAAGAAACCCTGACTTCCCGTCTGATCGATCGCCCGATCCGCCCGCTGTTCCCGAACGGCTTTATGAACGAAGTTCAGGTGATGTGTACCGTTCTCTCCGCTGAGAAGGACATGGATCCGGATATCGCTGCCATGATCGGCACTTCTGCAGCGCTGTCTGTTTCCGGTATTCCTTTCGCAGGCCCAATCGGTGCTGCGCGCGTGGGTTACACCCAGCAAGACGGCTACCTGTTAAACCCGGGTTATGAAGCTCTGAAGACCTCCGAGCTGGATATGGTCGTTGCCGGTACCAAAGACGCTGTGTTGATGGTGGAATCTGAAGCGCAAGAGCTGCCGGAAGACATCATGCTCGGTGCCGTACTCTACGCACACCAAGAGATGCAGGCCATCATCAAGGTTTGTGAAGAACTGAAAGCGGAAGCGGGCAAGCCCCAATGGAACTGGCAGGCACCTGCAGAAAATACCGAGCTGAAAACTGCCCTGGAAGGTCAGTTCGGCGAGAAGGTTGCCGAAGCCTACCGCATCACCAACAAGCAAGAGCGCAGCACCCGCCTGGCGGAACTGCGCAGCGAAGCCGCTGAAGCCCTGGCTACTGAAGAAATTAGCGCCGATTTGGTAAAAAGCTACTTCGGCAAGCTGGAGAAGAAACTGGTGCGCGGCGCTGTAGTGCGCGGCGAGCCCCGTATCGACGGTCGCGACAGCAAAACTGTACGCTCGATCGCAGTGGAAGTTGGTGCTCTGCCCAAGTCCCACGGCTCTGCGTTGTTCACCCGTGGTGAGACCCAGGCTCTGGTAGTGGCTACCCTCGGTTCCACTGGCGACGCACAGATCATCGACGCCCTGGAAGGTGAGCGCAAAGACTACTTTATGCTGCACTACAACTTCCCTCCCTACTCTGTAGGTGAAGCGGGTCGTGTAGGTGCTACCGGTCGTCGCGAAATCGGTCACGGCCGCCTCGCTCGTCGCGGTATCGCTGCAGTTCTGCCGAGCCCGGACAGCTTCCCCTACACCGTGCGTGTGGTTTCCGAGATCACTGAATCCAACGGTTCCAGCTCCATGGCTTCCGTATGTGGTTCCAGCCTGGCGCTGATGGATGCGGGTGTTCCGCTGAAGGCACCGGTAGCCGGCATCGCTATGGGTCTGGTGAAGGAAGACGAAGGCTATGCGGTTCTGACCGATATCCTCGGTGACGAAGACCACCTCGGCGATATGGACTTCAAAGTAGCGGGTACCGCTTCTGGTGTAACCGCGCTGCAGATGGACATCAAGATCGAAGGTATTACCGAAGAGATCATGGAAACCGCTCTGGAGCAGGCCCTGCACGCACGTCTGCACATCCTCGCGGAAATGAACAAGGTGATCGACTCTTCCCGCACCACCGTGAATGAGAACGCACCGCGCTACGCGACCCTGAAGATCCATCCGGACAAGATCCGCGACGTGATCGGTAAGGGTGGTGCGACTATCCGCTCCATCACTGAAGAGACCGGCGCCTCCATCGATATCGAAGATGACGGCACTATCAAAGTCTTCGGTGAAGACGGTGAGAGCCTGGAAGCGGCGGTAACCCGCATCGAGGAGATCACTGCGGAAGCTGAGATTGGCGCTATCTACGAAGGTACCGTGGTACGCATCGTAGACTTCGGTGCATTCGTTAACTTCCTGCCGGGCAAAGACGGTCTGGTGCATATCTCCCAGATCGCTGAAGAGCGTGTAAATGCCGTAACTGATTACCTGAGTGAAGGTGAGAAGATTAAGGTTAAGGTGCTCGACGTTGACCAGCGAGGACGTATCAAGCTGTCCATCAAGGAAGCAAAGGCTGACCAAGCCGCTTCCGAAGAGGCGAAACAGGGTTCCGAAGAGGCATAA
- the rpsO gene encoding 30S ribosomal protein S15: protein MALSAVEKAAILKEHGQSEGDTGSPEVQVALLTANINKLQGHFSAHKQDHHSRRGLIRMVNQRRKLLDYLKRKDLNRYAQLIAKLGLRR, encoded by the coding sequence ATGGCACTGTCTGCAGTTGAAAAAGCAGCCATCCTGAAAGAGCACGGCCAATCTGAAGGCGATACCGGTTCTCCGGAAGTCCAGGTAGCCCTGCTGACCGCTAACATCAACAAACTGCAGGGTCACTTCTCTGCGCACAAGCAGGATCACCACTCTCGTCGTGGTCTGATCCGCATGGTAAACCAGCGCCGTAAGCTGCTGGACTACCTGAAGCGCAAGGATCTGAATCGTTACGCACAGCTGATCGCCAAGCTCGGCCTGCGTCGCTAA
- the truB gene encoding tRNA pseudouridine(55) synthase TruB encodes MGRRPKWGRPVHGVLLLNKPAGITANDALQKAKRLFFANRAGHTGALDPLATGVLPICLGEATKFSQYLLDADKRYRSTFVFGMTTASGDADGDVLETKDASGLTEKAVLKAMEAFRGSIKQVPSMYSALKHKGQPLYKLARQGLEVEREAREVEIFEFELLSFTPGAQPRAEVEVHCSKGTYIRSIAEDLGQALGVGAYVEVLHRSAAGPFDEADAVTLDELTEERGEDKAEVLDHHLLPMDSPASSLPKLVLPDDSGYYVRQGQPVMDLQVYRIGTEGDMVRLFLENGDFLGVGEITDEGCVAPRRLVSGT; translated from the coding sequence ATGGGCCGCAGACCAAAATGGGGCCGGCCGGTTCACGGCGTGCTGTTATTAAACAAGCCCGCCGGCATTACCGCCAATGATGCCCTTCAAAAAGCTAAACGACTCTTTTTTGCCAATCGCGCCGGTCATACCGGGGCCTTAGATCCACTGGCAACCGGTGTGCTGCCGATCTGTCTCGGCGAAGCCACCAAGTTTTCCCAGTACCTACTCGATGCTGACAAACGCTACCGCAGCACTTTTGTCTTCGGTATGACCACTGCCAGTGGCGATGCCGATGGCGATGTACTGGAAACCAAAGATGCTTCCGGTTTAACCGAAAAAGCAGTGCTCAAGGCCATGGAAGCCTTTCGCGGCAGCATCAAGCAGGTGCCCTCCATGTACTCTGCTCTTAAGCACAAGGGTCAGCCCCTATATAAGCTGGCGCGCCAGGGCTTGGAAGTGGAACGCGAAGCGCGGGAAGTGGAAATTTTTGAGTTTGAACTGCTGAGCTTTACGCCGGGCGCACAGCCTCGTGCGGAAGTTGAGGTGCACTGTTCCAAGGGAACCTATATTCGCAGTATTGCCGAGGACCTGGGTCAAGCTCTGGGTGTAGGCGCCTATGTGGAAGTACTGCACCGCAGTGCCGCCGGCCCCTTCGATGAAGCCGACGCAGTGACCCTGGATGAGCTTACAGAAGAACGCGGTGAAGATAAGGCAGAAGTGCTCGATCACCACTTGTTGCCGATGGATTCTCCAGCGTCTTCACTGCCCAAACTCGTCCTGCCGGACGACTCTGGTTACTATGTGCGTCAGGGGCAACCGGTAATGGATTTGCAGGTCTACCGTATCGGTACAGAAGGTGATATGGTGCGCCTCTTCCTGGAAAACGGTGATTTTCTGGGCGTAGGAGAAATTACCGACGAAGGGTGCGTGGCACCACGACGTCTGGTAAGTGGCACCTGA
- the rbfA gene encoding 30S ribosome-binding factor RbfA, with amino-acid sequence MAREFQRADRVADAMRRELAQLIQQEVRDPRLGMVNINDVEVSRDLTTAKVFVTFVGEDDRSKINTSMEVLNKAAGFLRSQLARAIQIRTIPRLYFRYDETSVRGQELSALIDKAVRADRKHQDDSDSNED; translated from the coding sequence ATGGCAAGAGAATTCCAACGCGCCGACCGTGTCGCCGATGCTATGCGTCGCGAACTGGCCCAGCTGATTCAGCAGGAAGTGCGCGACCCGCGTCTGGGCATGGTCAATATCAACGATGTTGAAGTCAGCCGTGATCTGACCACCGCAAAAGTGTTTGTCACCTTTGTGGGTGAGGACGACCGCAGTAAGATCAATACCTCGATGGAAGTGCTTAACAAGGCCGCAGGTTTTCTGCGCAGCCAGTTGGCGCGCGCCATCCAGATACGCACCATCCCGCGTCTGTATTTCCGCTACGACGAGACCTCGGTGCGTGGCCAGGAGCTCTCCGCTCTGATCGACAAGGCGGTGCGCGCCGATCGCAAGCACCAAGACGACAGCGACTCTAACGAAGATTGA